The Ruficoccus amylovorans DNA segment TGCCCGGCGGTTCGGTGCTCGGCATGAGCGCGTAAACGAGGCCGTTGTCGAGGCGGCCCCAGGTCACAGCCGGATCGGAGGGCAAATCGCCGGAGGCCGGTTGGGCGGCGGCCCACAGCGGCAGCAGGATTAACAGTGAGAGGATAGATAGGCGTTTGTTCATAGAAAGAGGGAAAAGTGACAGCCTAAGCGGCCGCGCCGTCACGGCAAGCGCGAGAATTGTGTTTCATTCGTCCGGCTAACGTGTAAAAAAGTTCCTTTTCGCATGATTTGGTTCTACCGGCTGCTCTTCCTGCCCGCGCTGCTGATCGCGCTTCCGTACTACTGGTGGCGGATGTACAAGCGCGGCGGCTACCGCCATGACTTTCACCACCGCTTCGGGCTGATCGACCGGCCCCCGGCCAAGCGCCCCGGCACCAAACGCATTTGGATCCAGGCCGTCAGTGTGGGAGAAATCCGCGCCCTCACTCCGCTGGTGGACGCGCTGCACGAGCTTCCCGGCGTAGAGGTCATCGTCACCACCACCACCAGCACCGGTTACAAGATCCTGCGCGAGGAGTTCAGCCCGAAGGTGCTCAAGGTCGGGATTTTCCCGCTGGATTTTTTCCCCTTCAGCCGCAACTCCTGGCGGCGGCTGGAGCCGGACCTGGCCATCCTGATGGAGGCCGAACTGTGGCCCGAGCACCTTTACCAGGCCCATTTGCGGGGCGTCCCCGTCCTGCTTATCAACGGGCGCATGTCCGACCGCTCCTTCCAGCGGTATAAAAAGTTCCCCGCCGTCAGCCGTCGCCTGATGGGCCGCCTCGCCGGGCTCCTCGCCGCCACCCCCAATGATGGCCAGCGCTTCCTCGCACTGGGGACCGACCCTGCCACGACCGCCGTCACCGGCAGCATGAAGCTCGATGTCGAGGTCAAGCCCGTGCTCAGCCCGGAGGAAATCGCCGCCCTGCACCACGAAATGGGCTTCACCGCCCCCGAAGCCAGCCAACCGATTCCGCTCGTGCTACTGGGCTCCAGCACCTGGCCGGGCGAGGAAGCCCTCCTGCTCGACATCCTCAACGACGCCCTTGCCGCCGGGATCGACACGCGGCTGCTGATTATCCCCCGCCACGCTGAGCGCCGGGGCGAGATCATCGAACTTTTAAACAAGCAGCCGCTCCCCTGGCACCTGCGTACCCGCTCGAAGCAGGCCCCCGGCCCGGTCAAAATCTACGTCGCCGACACCACCGGCGAAATGCTCCGTCTCAGCCAGGCCGGAACGCTGGCCTTCATCGGCAAGAGCGTCCCGCCCAACGACGGGGGCCAAACCCCCGTCGAAGCCGCTGCCCTCGGCCTGCCGCTGGTTTACGGGCCGGGGATGAGTAACTTCCGCCACATCTGCCGTCAGCTGGAAGAGGCCGGGGCCGCCCTGCGCCAGCCCGACGCTCCCGCCGTCAAGGCCACCCTGCTCGAACTCATGCGCGACCCCGCCCGGCGCGAAAAAATGTCCGCCGCCGGACGCGCCTGGCACGCCGCCAACCAGGGCGCAACTGCCCGTATCGTCGAACGCGTCCGCCAGGAAATCGGCAAGTAGTTCAGGGCATGCGGGCTTCCGCAGCCCGCACCCGCGGTGCGTGTCCACACTGGACATTTTTGATGCGAGCGAATCGCGGAGGAGCACCCGAACGGAGCCCCCCACAACGACTCATGCAACCGCTACCCCGGAGCGGCTGAGTTCGCGCATCCGGTTGAGCACGGCCCACAGGGGCGAGTCGGCAGGCGGCGGCGGGAGCTTCCGACGGTTGACGGAGTTGAGCGGCATCATGTCCATCGTCGTGCTGGTGACAAAGGCCGCCTCTACCTCCTGCTCGAAAAACGCGGCGCTCATGCGCTCCTCTTTTAAGGTGTAGCCGAGGTCGCGGATCGCAGCGATCACGAAACGGCGCGTGATCCCGTTCAAAATCTCCCGCTCCGCCGGGGCGGTATAAAAGACATCGCCGTGCAGGCCGAAGACGTTGCTGGCGGAGGCTTCGGTCACGAAGCCGTCGCGGACGAAGACCGCCTCGTAGGCCCCAGCCTCAACCGCCGCCTGCTTGGCCAGGACGTTGGGGAGCAGGTTAAGGGATTTGATCCAGCAGTTTGCCCAGCGCTCATCGGGAACGGTGATCGCCCCCACCCCAGCCCGGCGGAACTCGTCCGTGTAGGTCTTGCCCGGACGGGCGAAAAGCGCGAGCACCGGCTCGGCGTCAGGAAAGGCGTGCGAACGCGGCGCTTCCCCTCGGCTGATCTGGAAATACACATCGACCGCCCCGGCCCCGACCCGGGAAGCCGCCTCGACCACGATCTCGCGGATTTTTTCCAAGGGATGCGGCAGACGCAGGCGGATGGCCTCGGCGCTATTTCGCAGGCGCTCCAGGTGCTCGGTCAACCCGACACCGTGACCAGCCTCGAAGCGCACGACCTCGTAAATGCCGTCGCCGTAGTTGAAAGCGCGTTCCTCGACCGGGACCACCTCCCGGCCCGACTCGATAAACCTGTCCCGATAATAATAGACGGTCATGATACGAATATCTGTAAAGCCTCCGGTGACAATGATCCGCTCAAAAAAGCGAAAAAATATCGGCCCGCCTCTTGCGGAAAATCCGGCAAAACGCAGGTCCGCTTTTATCGACGCCGCCTGTTATGGAACGAACCTCAATTGAGGGCCTTGTCGGGCGGCGCAAGCGACTGAACCTCGTTGGTATATCGAATCGAACGCCAAACGCTTGTCCTGCGTGATCAGGCCCTAGCAACCCGTGACGAGCTCGCGGGCGGTTTCGGCGAGGGCTTTGAGGGCGGCGGCGGGGTTATCGGTGTTGGCGGCAAGGCAGTTGACCAACGCGCTGCCGACGACGGCCCCGTCGGCGACTGCGCCCACGGCGCGGACGTGCTCAGGCTTGGAGATGCCAAAGCCGACCACCACCGGCAGGTCCGTGTGGCGGCGGATTTCCTCCACCTTTTCGCGCATGTCCCCGGCCAGCGTGGCGCGAACGCCGGTCACGCCGAGCTGCGAGACGTAGTAGAGGAAGCCCGTGGCGGCGTTGGCGATGGTCTCCACGCGCTCGGGCGGCGTGGTCGGAGCGATGATGAAAACGGTCTTCATCCCGGCCTCGCGGCAGGTTTTCATCCACGTGGTGGCCTCCTCGGGAGGCAGGTCGAGCACGAGCATGCCGTCCACCCCGGCGGCCTTGGCCATTGCCACGTAGTCGGCTTCGCCGTGGGCGTAAACGAGGTTGTAGTAGGTGTAGAAAATGATCGGCACCTGACTGATTTCGCGGATACGGCGCACGAGTTCCAGGCACTTGGCGTGATCCATCCCGGCGGCCAGCGCCCGCTCGGCGGCGTGCTGGTTGGTTTTGCCGTCGGCCAGCGGGTCCGAGAACGGGATTCCCAGCTCGATCAGACCGACGCCGTTCTCGATCAGCGTGCGACACGCCTCAAAGGAAGTGTCCGGGTCGGGATCGCCCGCGCACAGGTAGGAAACGAAGAGCGTGCGCTCCTCAGCTTTGGCACGGGAAAAGGCGTCGGCGATACGGTCCATTGGGGAAAAATTGTGTGTTCAGGCTTTCTTTTTACGCTTGGGGTGCGCCTCGGAGGAGGGGCAGAGCCCTTTGAGCAGGTAATACAAGGTCTCCAGGCGCGGCATGACAACATTCTTCGACTGGCCCCGGCGCAGGGGTTCGCCAAAGATGGCCTCGACCTCGACTTCGCGTCCGGCCACAAAGTCGAGCATGCTGGAGGGCTTGTAAGCGTCCATCTTTCGCGTCTCCTCGATCTGGAAGTCCAGAAAATCGTCCGGAATGATCTGCCCGTGGGCGCGGGCGGCGGCCTGCACCTCCTTCATCAACAGATAGGCGAGCTTGGTCAGGTGCTCGCTGGCCATGATCTCGGCGGTGGTGACGCCCCCGGCGGCGATGGAAAGGCCGTTGAAGGGGATATTCCAGATCAGCTTGCGCCAGAGAGACTCGTTGAGCGAACGCGAGAAGTACGCCTCGACCCCGGCGCGCTCGAAGAGGTTGACCACCTCGATGGTGCGCTCGCGGTAGCTGCCCATGAACTCCCCGATGAAAATCCGGCCCGGCATGTAGTTCTCGATCACGCCCGGCTCCACGCGGTTGAGGCAGACAAAGCACAGCCCGGCCATGATCTGCACGGCCGGGATGAACTCGGCCAGCGCTTCGGCGTTGCCCATGCCGTTCTGGAGGCTAAGTACGAGCGTGTGCCCGTCCACCAGCGGGGCGACCAGCTTCTGCATGTGGCGGTTGGCGGTGGCCTTGACCGCGACGACAACGAGGTCGCACGGGCCGATGTCCTTCGACTTTTGATAGCCCTGGACGGGGTGGATGGTGAAGCTCTCCTCCGGGCGGCGGATGAGGAAGCCGCGCTCCATCACCGTGTCGTAGTCACTGCGCAGGAGGAAATGCACGTCGCAGCCGTAGCGGGCGAGCATGCAGCCGTAATAGCCGCCGATCGCCCCGGCTCCGACAATGGCCACTCTGGGTTTTTCCGGTAACATGGGACTGAGGATATTTGGCTGCCCCGGTGCTTCCAGGGCAACGCAAAAAACTGTGTTCAGACAGAGAGTTCAGGCCGTGCGGCCGATGCTTTATTTAGAGCCGCGAACGACCCAAGTGTTCCCGCCTGGGCGAAGCTCAGGTCGAAGGGGTCGCGCCGTCGTCCTTTTTCATCATTTCCTGAACCTCCGGCGGCAGCCCCTTGAGGTTGATGTCGTCCACCTGAAGCGGGCGGCGCTTGTCCCCGGCGAGATAAACCGTCTGACTCGGGAAGGCGAAGTCGATTCCCTCCTCAGCAAAGCGCTCGAAGACCGAGAGCAGGAGGCTCTGGTTAAAGGCGTTAAACGCCCACCAGTCCACCGGGTGATACCAGAAGATGCAGAAGATGTTCAGGCTGTCGGCCTTCATTTCATTGAAGAAGACCTTCGGCGGGAGGCTTTCGTGCATGCCTTCGTGGTTATCCAGCAACTCCTGTACGATCTCCACTGCCCGGCGGATTTTGGCCGGCGGGGTGTCGTAGGTGATGGTAAAGTTGTGGATCTGGCGCAGGTTGGGCCGCTTGCTGATGTTACGAATGACGTCGCCGGAGAGCTTGCCGTTGGGGATCGTGACCAGGTGCCCCTCCAGCGAACGCTGCTTGGTGCACATGATCCCGACCTCCTCGACCGTACCGTCCGAGCCGGCATAGACGATGCGGTCGCCCATATCGAAGGGCCGGTTCACAAACAGCACGATGGCTCCGAAAAAGTTCGATACACTCTGCTGCGAGGCCAAGGCGAGCGCCGCCGCCCCCACGCCCAGCCCGGCCAGGATGGTGGTAAAGTCCTGGTTGCTGATGATCTGGATGCCTTGCAACAGCGCCAGCACCACGACCACCGCCCGCAGGCTGTTGCGCACCATCGGCGCGATCATGGAGTTGAGCGTGGAGCCGTCTCGGCTGGCAATGACTCGCATCCACGCCTCTGGAATCCGAATGAGCTGCCAGGCCAGCCGGGTGATAGCCATCAAGGTGATCAGGTCACTGGCGACCTCCTGAAAACTATCCACCCCCTCGGGAAACGGCGTCAGGTCGAAGGCCAGGTTTTGCCCGATACTGAAGCACAGGAAAATACTCGACTCGGCAATAGCCATCAACCCCGAAGCCATGATGGCGTGACCGCTCACCTCCTCCCGCGCCGACCAGCGCTTGAGGAAAAACTTGACTACCATCCCGACGAAAACCGCCAGGCCGATCAACGCCAGCACCAACAGGTACCGCCAAAGCTCGTTGCCCCAGATTTCTTCGTATAACCAATCCATGTCCCTGACCCTATGCAAGTTCCTTGCCAGTGCAATCCCGAGGTTGCACGCGGGCGGGATCAAGACGCCCCTAGCCCCGGAAACGCCGGACGACGCTGTCCTGAGCGACCTCGAGTTTTTCCCGGTGATCGAGGGTGAAGTGCAGCCCCCGGCTTTCGCGTCGCTGGAGCGCGCAGTCCACGATCAACTCGGCCACCTGGATGAGGTTGCGCAGTTCGAGCAGCTCGGGCTCGACCTTGAAATTCCAGTAATACTCGGTGATCTCGCGCTGGAGGTTCTGGATACGCGTGCGGGCACGCTGGAGACGCTTGTCCGTGCGCACGATGGCCACGTAGTCCCACATCGTGCGTCGCAGTTCGTCCCAGTTGTGGTGCAGCACGACGCGCTCGTCCGGGTCGCGCACGTCCCCGTCGCGCCACAGCGGCATCTCGTGGTTGCCGTTGGCGTGGGTTTCGAGATACTTGAGCGCGGTCTCGGCACCGTTGTGAGCGAGCACGCAGGCCTCAAGCAGGGAGTTACTCGCGAGGCGGTTGGCCCCGTGCAGGCCGGTGCAGGCGACTTCGCCGCAGGCCAGCAGGCCGTCAAGCCCGGTCGTGCCGTCAAGCGCGGTCGTAATCCCCCCGCACATGTAGTGGCAGGCCGGAACCACGGGGATCATTTCGTGGGCCATGTCGATGCCGACTTTTTTGCAGCCCTCATAGATGGAGGGAAAGCGGTCGCGGATGGAAGCCTCGTCCTGGTGCGTGATGTCGAGCCAGACATGCTCGTCGCCGGAGCGCTTCATCTCCGAGTCGATGGCGCGGGCCACAATGTCGCGCGGAGCCAGGTCGCCGCGCTCGTCGTAGCGCTTCATAAAGGCTTCGCCCGCGGAGTTGCGCAAAATCGCCCCCTCGCCCCGGACGGCCTCCGAGATAAGAAAACGGTCCTTGCTGCGGGTGTAGAGCGCGGTCGGGTGAAACTGGATGAACTCCATATTGCGCACCTCGACGCCCGCCCGGTAGGCGATGGCGATGCCGTCGCCGGTGGCAATGGCGGGGTTGGTCGTGAATTGGTAAACCTGCCCCACCCCGCCGGTGGCCAAAAGAATGACTGGCGCGCAAAAAGTCCGCACGCTGCCCGTCTGCACATCCAGCGCGTAAAGGCCGAGCACGGCGTCGGGGCCTTCGAGCTGGAGCTTGCCCCGGGTGATGAGGTCGATGGCGAAGTGGTGCTCCAGCATGTCGATGTTGGCATCCTGGGCGATGGCGTGCAGGAGCGCCTCCTCGATGGCCGCCCCGGTCAGATCCTTGACGTGGAGGATGCGGCGCTTGGAGTGCCCGCCCTCGCGGTGCAGCGAAATCCGCCCGTCCTCCAGGCTGGTGAACTCGACGCCGATGCGCTTCAACTCGTCAATCCGGGCCGGCCCGGCGCTGACCACCTCGCGCACCACGTCCTCGCGGCAAAGGCCGTCCCCGGCGGTCAGGGTGTCGGCCACGTGCAGCTCGAAGTCGTCCGTCTGCGAAGTCACCGCGGCGATCCCTCCCTGCGCGTGGTTCGTGCTGGACTCCGCGCTGTTCTTCTTGGTGATGATGGCGACGCGCCTTCCGGCCGCCGCCACCTTCAGGGCGAAACTCAGGCCGGCAATCCCGCTGCCGACCACGATGACATCGTAGTTTTTCACTGATTAAATATTAACCACAAAGGGCACAGAGAACACAGAGAGGTTTTTTAAAGAAGATTTAACCGCAAAGACACAAAGACGCAAAGAAAGACTGAGATAAAAAGGCTGCGAAAAAATCAACACGCGAGACGGGATTCAAACCGTCCAATCCTCACCCACCTCTGTGTTCTCAGTGTCCTCTATGGTTAAATGATTTCCGCTCCTACAGCTCGACGTTGTCGATGAGGCGGGTTTCCTCCAGCCAGACGGCGACGGCGAGCAGGCTCTTGCCGGGGGTGATTTCGCGCACCGGGTGCATGGTTTCTCGGTCCACGATCTCGATGTAGATGATGCGGATCAGGCGGCTCTGGGCGAGCAGGTGGGTGACCTCGGCCTTGACGCGGTCAACGCTCGTGCTGCCGCCCTTGACCAGATCCTGCCCGGCCTTGAGGGCCTGCTGGATCTTGGCCGCCTCGGCCAGTCGGGAGGGTTCCAGGTAGCGGTTGCGCGAACTCAGCGCCAGGCCGCTTTCCTCGCGCACGATGGGTGCGGCCACGATTTCGACCGGCATGAACAGGTCGCGGGCCATTTTTTTCAAAATGGCGGCCTGCTGAGCGTCCTTTTGCCCGAAAATGGCCACGTCCGGGCGGCAGAGGTTGAAAAGAATCGTCACGACGGTGGTCACGCCCCGGAAGTGCCCGGGCCGGGTCAGGCCGCAGAGGTGCTTGCTGACAAACTCCTCGTTCACGTAGGTCGAGTAGTCGGCCGGGAAAATCTCCTCCCGCTTTGGGGCAAAAACAATGTCCGCTCCGTGGGCTTCGCAGGCGGCGATGTCGGCCTCCAACTGGCGGGGATATTTGCCGTAGTCCTCGTTGGGGCCGAACTGCGTCGGGTTGACAAAAATGGAGACCACGGTCAGGTCGGCGCGTTGGCGGGCGGCGTCGATGAGTGAGAGGTGCCCTTCGTGGAGCGCCCCCATGGTCGGCACCAGGGCGAGCAGTTTGCCCTTGCCGCGCATACGGATGGCCCACGACTGCATTTCCTGAGGAGATTCAATAACCTGCATGGGGGGATGGCTTTAAATTGATTGGATAATGATGTGCTGAATGAAAAACCTAAAGATCATCCGTTAACACTCAACCCTGAACCCTTCAATCCTGAACCCTCAGAATTTCCTTTCCATTTGGCCCCGCATGGCTTTGCCTTTCTCTTTTTCGACATGAACGATCCCTACATCCAGCAACTTTTCGCCGAACGCATTGGCGGCGCCAACTACGGCAAGTCCACCGCCATCTACAAGTTTGAGAAGATCAAGCGCGCCAAGGCAGCCGCCCGCGCCGCCCATCCGGGCACCGAATTGATCGACATGGGCGTCGGCGAGCCCGACGACAAGGCCTACCCGCAGGTCATCCAGGCCCTCTGCGACGAGGCCAACAAACCCGAGAACCGCGGCTACGCCGACAATGGCGGCCCCGAGTTCCGCCAGGCCGTCTCGCGCTACATGAAGGCCGTCTACGGCGTCGAACTGGACGCGCAGACCGAGGTCATCCACGCCATCGGCTCCAAGTCCGCCCTG contains these protein-coding regions:
- a CDS encoding 3-deoxy-D-manno-octulosonic acid transferase; the encoded protein is MIWFYRLLFLPALLIALPYYWWRMYKRGGYRHDFHHRFGLIDRPPAKRPGTKRIWIQAVSVGEIRALTPLVDALHELPGVEVIVTTTTSTGYKILREEFSPKVLKVGIFPLDFFPFSRNSWRRLEPDLAILMEAELWPEHLYQAHLRGVPVLLINGRMSDRSFQRYKKFPAVSRRLMGRLAGLLAATPNDGQRFLALGTDPATTAVTGSMKLDVEVKPVLSPEEIAALHHEMGFTAPEASQPIPLVLLGSSTWPGEEALLLDILNDALAAGIDTRLLIIPRHAERRGEIIELLNKQPLPWHLRTRSKQAPGPVKIYVADTTGEMLRLSQAGTLAFIGKSVPPNDGGQTPVEAAALGLPLVYGPGMSNFRHICRQLEEAGAALRQPDAPAVKATLLELMRDPARREKMSAAGRAWHAANQGATARIVERVRQEIGK
- a CDS encoding aminotransferase class IV, which encodes MTVYYYRDRFIESGREVVPVEERAFNYGDGIYEVVRFEAGHGVGLTEHLERLRNSAEAIRLRLPHPLEKIREIVVEAASRVGAGAVDVYFQISRGEAPRSHAFPDAEPVLALFARPGKTYTDEFRRAGVGAITVPDERWANCWIKSLNLLPNVLAKQAAVEAGAYEAVFVRDGFVTEASASNVFGLHGDVFYTAPAEREILNGITRRFVIAAIRDLGYTLKEERMSAAFFEQEVEAAFVTSTTMDMMPLNSVNRRKLPPPPADSPLWAVLNRMRELSRSGVAVA
- the trpA gene encoding tryptophan synthase subunit alpha, yielding MDRIADAFSRAKAEERTLFVSYLCAGDPDPDTSFEACRTLIENGVGLIELGIPFSDPLADGKTNQHAAERALAAGMDHAKCLELVRRIREISQVPIIFYTYYNLVYAHGEADYVAMAKAAGVDGMLVLDLPPEEATTWMKTCREAGMKTVFIIAPTTPPERVETIANAATGFLYYVSQLGVTGVRATLAGDMREKVEEIRRHTDLPVVVGFGISKPEHVRAVGAVADGAVVGSALVNCLAANTDNPAAALKALAETARELVTGC
- a CDS encoding 2-dehydropantoate 2-reductase, whose protein sequence is MLPEKPRVAIVGAGAIGGYYGCMLARYGCDVHFLLRSDYDTVMERGFLIRRPEESFTIHPVQGYQKSKDIGPCDLVVVAVKATANRHMQKLVAPLVDGHTLVLSLQNGMGNAEALAEFIPAVQIMAGLCFVCLNRVEPGVIENYMPGRIFIGEFMGSYRERTIEVVNLFERAGVEAYFSRSLNESLWRKLIWNIPFNGLSIAAGGVTTAEIMASEHLTKLAYLLMKEVQAAARAHGQIIPDDFLDFQIEETRKMDAYKPSSMLDFVAGREVEVEAIFGEPLRRGQSKNVVMPRLETLYYLLKGLCPSSEAHPKRKKKA
- a CDS encoding mechanosensitive ion channel family protein — protein: MDWLYEEIWGNELWRYLLVLALIGLAVFVGMVVKFFLKRWSAREEVSGHAIMASGLMAIAESSIFLCFSIGQNLAFDLTPFPEGVDSFQEVASDLITLMAITRLAWQLIRIPEAWMRVIASRDGSTLNSMIAPMVRNSLRAVVVVLALLQGIQIISNQDFTTILAGLGVGAAALALASQQSVSNFFGAIVLFVNRPFDMGDRIVYAGSDGTVEEVGIMCTKQRSLEGHLVTIPNGKLSGDVIRNISKRPNLRQIHNFTITYDTPPAKIRRAVEIVQELLDNHEGMHESLPPKVFFNEMKADSLNIFCIFWYHPVDWWAFNAFNQSLLLSVFERFAEEGIDFAFPSQTVYLAGDKRRPLQVDDINLKGLPPEVQEMMKKDDGATPST
- the nadB gene encoding L-aspartate oxidase; the protein is MKNYDVIVVGSGIAGLSFALKVAAAGRRVAIITKKNSAESSTNHAQGGIAAVTSQTDDFELHVADTLTAGDGLCREDVVREVVSAGPARIDELKRIGVEFTSLEDGRISLHREGGHSKRRILHVKDLTGAAIEEALLHAIAQDANIDMLEHHFAIDLITRGKLQLEGPDAVLGLYALDVQTGSVRTFCAPVILLATGGVGQVYQFTTNPAIATGDGIAIAYRAGVEVRNMEFIQFHPTALYTRSKDRFLISEAVRGEGAILRNSAGEAFMKRYDERGDLAPRDIVARAIDSEMKRSGDEHVWLDITHQDEASIRDRFPSIYEGCKKVGIDMAHEMIPVVPACHYMCGGITTALDGTTGLDGLLACGEVACTGLHGANRLASNSLLEACVLAHNGAETALKYLETHANGNHEMPLWRDGDVRDPDERVVLHHNWDELRRTMWDYVAIVRTDKRLQRARTRIQNLQREITEYYWNFKVEPELLELRNLIQVAELIVDCALQRRESRGLHFTLDHREKLEVAQDSVVRRFRG
- the panC gene encoding pantoate--beta-alanine ligase, whose amino-acid sequence is MQVIESPQEMQSWAIRMRGKGKLLALVPTMGALHEGHLSLIDAARQRADLTVVSIFVNPTQFGPNEDYGKYPRQLEADIAACEAHGADIVFAPKREEIFPADYSTYVNEEFVSKHLCGLTRPGHFRGVTTVVTILFNLCRPDVAIFGQKDAQQAAILKKMARDLFMPVEIVAAPIVREESGLALSSRNRYLEPSRLAEAAKIQQALKAGQDLVKGGSTSVDRVKAEVTHLLAQSRLIRIIYIEIVDRETMHPVREITPGKSLLAVAVWLEETRLIDNVEL